From Pelotomaculum schinkii, the proteins below share one genomic window:
- the rnk gene encoding nucleoside diphosphate kinase regulator has translation MPRQIFITAIDQERLQKLINEAKEFNAGSKEYLKNLERELKRAHVVASEKIPHNVITMNSKVSLKDLDSAEKMIYTLVYPSDANLLENKISILAPVGTAILGFREGDVIEWEVPDGRVRLEVEKIIYQPEAAGDFDL, from the coding sequence ATGCCCAGGCAAATATTTATAACAGCAATAGATCAAGAAAGATTACAGAAACTCATAAATGAAGCAAAAGAGTTTAATGCAGGCAGCAAAGAATACCTCAAAAACCTTGAGCGGGAACTAAAACGGGCACATGTGGTAGCTTCCGAAAAAATTCCTCATAATGTGATTACCATGAATTCAAAGGTATCGTTGAAAGACTTAGACTCCGCTGAAAAAATGATTTATACGCTGGTTTACCCCTCTGACGCCAACCTGCTGGAAAACAAGATTTCTATACTGGCGCCTGTAGGGACGGCAATTCTCGGCTTCCGTGAGGGAGATGTCATTGAATGGGAAGTTCCTGATGGCCGGGTTAGGCTGGAAGTAGAAAAGATCATTTACCAGCCGGAGGCAGCCGGTGATTTTGATTTGTAG
- the spoVT gene encoding stage V sporulation protein T, translating to MKATGIVRRIDDLGRVVIPKEIRRTMRIREGDPLEIFTDREGEVILKKYSPIGELGEFATEYADSLNESLGQISCIADKDTIIAVAGAPKKQLMNKQVSPDVEKVMTERKMVVFNEPCFLTADEDISYSSAVVAPIITEGDPVGAVIIAAKEPGVALGNLETKLAETAAGFLAKQMES from the coding sequence ATGAAGGCAACAGGAATCGTTCGCCGTATTGACGATTTAGGCCGGGTAGTGATACCGAAGGAAATCAGGCGGACAATGAGGATCAGGGAAGGAGATCCCCTCGAAATATTTACCGATAGAGAAGGGGAGGTTATCTTAAAGAAGTACTCGCCGATAGGTGAATTGGGTGAATTTGCCACAGAATATGCCGATTCACTAAATGAATCACTAGGCCAGATATCATGTATTGCTGATAAGGATACCATCATAGCTGTCGCAGGGGCGCCTAAAAAGCAGTTGATGAATAAACAGGTTAGCCCGGATGTCGAAAAAGTAATGACTGAAAGAAAGATGGTAGTATTTAATGAACCTTGTTTTCTAACTGCTGATGAGGACATTAGTTACAGTTCCGCAGTGGTAGCGCCGATTATTACCGAAGGTGATCCAGTGGGCGCGGTAATTATCGCTGCCAAAGAACCAGGGGTAGCGCTGGGGAACCTGGAAACCAAGCTGGCTGAAACGGCAGCCGGGTTTCTGGCCAAGCAAATGGAATCATAA
- a CDS encoding cold-shock protein has product MIGKVKWFNPDKGFGFIETEEGRDVFVHFSSIQTEGFKTLDEGQSVEFDIVQGNRGPQASNVVKL; this is encoded by the coding sequence ATGATTGGTAAGGTTAAATGGTTTAATCCGGACAAGGGCTTTGGGTTTATTGAAACTGAAGAGGGCAGGGATGTATTTGTACATTTCTCCTCCATTCAAACTGAAGGTTTCAAAACCCTTGACGAAGGTCAAAGCGTGGAGTTCGACATTGTCCAAGGCAACCGTGGCCCTCAGGCCTCAAATGTTGTTAAATTATAG
- a CDS encoding superoxide dismutase, whose translation MAKHELPALPYDYNALEPYYDEQTVRLHHDAHHKAYVDGLNNAEAKLAEARDKSDFSLIKHWERELAFHGSGHLLHTLFWNNMKPNGGGPATGKAAELIEQHFGSFETFKKQFSAAAVAVEGSGWVVLCYNPAFKELSILTAEKHQNLTQWGVAPLLTIDVWEHAYYLKYQNKRAAWVEAWWNLINWDDVNRRIEAMLA comes from the coding sequence ATGGCAAAGCATGAACTACCGGCGCTCCCTTATGACTACAACGCTCTTGAGCCTTACTACGATGAACAGACTGTGCGTCTGCACCATGACGCTCACCACAAGGCCTATGTAGACGGCCTCAACAATGCTGAAGCCAAACTGGCGGAAGCCAGGGATAAGAGTGATTTTTCCCTCATCAAGCACTGGGAAAGGGAACTGGCTTTCCATGGATCGGGCCACCTCCTGCACACGCTCTTTTGGAATAACATGAAGCCAAACGGGGGTGGTCCGGCGACCGGAAAAGCGGCTGAGTTGATTGAGCAGCATTTTGGGAGCTTTGAAACGTTCAAAAAGCAGTTTTCGGCAGCGGCCGTTGCTGTTGAGGGTTCAGGCTGGGTGGTATTGTGCTATAATCCGGCTTTTAAGGAACTGAGCATCTTAACAGCAGAAAAGCATCAGAACCTGACCCAGTGGGGCGTGGCGCCTTTGCTGACAATAGACGTTTGGGAACATGCTTACTACCTGAAATACCAGAACAAAAGGGCCGCCTGGGTTGAGGCCTGGTGGAATTTGATTAACTGGGACGATGTAAACAGAAGAATTGAGGCAATGCTTGCTTGA
- a CDS encoding superoxide dismutase, with the protein MRFGGNTNDPPKFSKEQLEEHNRLYPEVHAAKLKEIEARLIRADTTCVDPTYCPLRSLKKEQAYALNSVRLHDLYFGNIGNEDSQPSAEVMSLLERDFGSKQEWEKQFAGLARCSRGWVVLGFDLKDGVLRNFFADDHSEGVWSVLPLLVLDVYEHAYCKVFSTRDDYVDSFLKLVRWEAVNRRLKAVKEFYQSIAAIL; encoded by the coding sequence ATGAGGTTTGGCGGCAATACAAATGACCCTCCTAAATTTTCAAAAGAGCAACTGGAAGAACATAACAGGCTTTATCCTGAGGTGCACGCGGCCAAACTCAAGGAAATTGAGGCCCGGCTAATCAGGGCCGATACTACCTGTGTGGACCCCACCTACTGCCCGCTTCGTTCTTTGAAAAAGGAACAAGCTTATGCGTTGAATTCAGTCAGGCTGCATGATTTGTATTTCGGCAATATTGGTAATGAGGATTCCCAACCGTCAGCAGAGGTAATGTCATTGCTTGAACGGGATTTTGGTTCAAAGCAGGAATGGGAAAAACAATTTGCCGGGCTGGCCAGGTGTTCAAGGGGTTGGGTGGTCCTTGGTTTTGATCTGAAAGACGGTGTCCTGAGGAATTTCTTTGCAGATGACCATTCCGAAGGTGTATGGTCCGTTTTGCCCCTGCTGGTCCTGGACGTCTATGAGCACGCCTACTGCAAAGTTTTTTCGACACGAGATGACTATGTTGACAGCTTTTTGAAATTGGTCCGGTGGGAGGCTGTGAACCGCAGGCTCAAAGCGGTGAAGGAATTCTATCAAAGCATTGCCGCGATATTATAA